A section of the Elizabethkingia anophelis R26 genome encodes:
- a CDS encoding lysophospholipid acyltransferase family protein, with translation MSLVSREDLIKAVGLDKIGFLKKPVASTMMNIVQINKLNKLYDKLKDKEGKDFFESYLNELNVKYLVFAEDLAKVPKTGPFILVSNHPLGALDGILMTKIISEIRPDFKIMGNFLLSKIQPMSPYVIPVNPFEGRKEAFSSLNGMRAAMKHLEEGGCFGVFPAGEVSNRNNRYNEILDKDWESPILKLIQRMNVPVIPMYFHAKNSRMFYNMAKIHPDLQTVMLPSEMMNKREKPIKIRIGKPILPKILKEYETPVELGEFLKNKVYMMKSYFDKRKRVTDYLKIPNLSSKFQLNQDEHVVHNIISETSKEHLVDEIKHLRNIDGKLLFANGDYEIYFANADEIPFVMREIGRQRELTFREVGEGTNMPFDLDEYDKHYHHLFLWDKGEEKLAGAYRMALGVEVMKKYGINGFYTSSLFDFDQELQPFFRKVIEMGRAYVMKDYQQKPLPLFLLWRGIVHVCLRNPEHKFLMGGVSISNKFSDFSKTLMIEFMRSHYYDSVVAQYIHPKNEYKVRLKERDKLMFFEGLDNDLNKFDKLMDDFEPEMRMPVLIKKYIKQNAKVISFNVDPNFNDAIDGLMYIRISDLPESTIKPVLEEMSEYYKNLGEKKCTDNQ, from the coding sequence ATGAGCTTAGTAAGCAGGGAAGACCTTATTAAGGCCGTCGGATTGGATAAAATCGGATTTCTGAAGAAACCGGTGGCATCCACTATGATGAATATTGTCCAAATCAATAAACTGAATAAACTATACGATAAACTAAAAGACAAGGAAGGAAAAGATTTTTTTGAATCTTATCTGAATGAACTGAATGTAAAATATCTGGTGTTTGCTGAGGATTTGGCTAAAGTACCAAAAACAGGACCTTTTATATTAGTGTCCAACCATCCGCTGGGAGCATTGGACGGGATCCTGATGACTAAGATTATTTCTGAAATCAGACCTGATTTCAAAATTATGGGGAACTTTTTGCTGTCAAAAATTCAGCCAATGAGTCCTTATGTAATTCCTGTAAATCCTTTTGAAGGCCGTAAAGAAGCTTTCAGCAGTCTGAACGGAATGCGTGCAGCGATGAAACACCTGGAGGAAGGTGGCTGCTTTGGCGTATTTCCTGCAGGAGAAGTTTCCAACAGAAACAACAGATATAATGAAATTTTGGATAAGGACTGGGAATCTCCGATCCTTAAACTGATTCAGCGAATGAATGTACCGGTAATCCCGATGTACTTCCATGCTAAAAACAGCCGTATGTTCTATAATATGGCAAAAATTCATCCTGATTTGCAGACTGTAATGCTGCCTTCAGAGATGATGAATAAAAGAGAAAAGCCTATTAAAATAAGAATAGGAAAACCTATTCTGCCGAAGATTCTGAAGGAGTATGAAACACCTGTAGAGTTAGGTGAGTTTTTGAAGAATAAGGTTTACATGATGAAATCTTATTTTGATAAGAGAAAGCGTGTAACAGATTATCTGAAAATACCTAATCTGAGCAGTAAATTCCAATTGAATCAGGATGAACATGTTGTCCATAACATCATCTCTGAAACGAGTAAAGAACATCTGGTAGATGAGATTAAACACCTTAGAAATATAGATGGAAAGTTGCTTTTCGCTAATGGTGATTATGAAATCTACTTTGCCAATGCCGATGAGATTCCTTTTGTAATGAGGGAAATAGGCAGACAAAGAGAGCTTACCTTCCGCGAAGTAGGAGAGGGTACCAATATGCCATTCGACCTGGATGAATACGACAAACATTACCACCACTTATTCCTTTGGGATAAAGGTGAAGAAAAACTTGCAGGTGCTTATCGTATGGCACTAGGAGTAGAGGTAATGAAGAAGTATGGTATTAACGGATTCTATACCAGCTCACTTTTCGATTTTGATCAGGAGTTACAGCCTTTCTTCCGTAAAGTAATTGAAATGGGAAGGGCTTATGTAATGAAAGATTACCAGCAGAAACCATTACCACTTTTCTTATTATGGCGTGGTATTGTACATGTATGTCTGAGAAATCCTGAACATAAGTTTTTGATGGGTGGTGTAAGTATCAGTAATAAATTCTCCGACTTTAGTAAAACGCTGATGATAGAATTTATGCGTTCTCATTATTATGACTCTGTAGTAGCACAATATATTCATCCTAAAAACGAATATAAAGTGAGGCTTAAAGAGCGTGATAAGCTAATGTTCTTTGAAGGTCTGGATAATGACCTGAACAAGTTTGATAAGCTTATGGATGATTTCGAGCCCGAAATGCGTATGCCTGTATTAATTAAGAAATACATCAAACAGAATGCGAAGGTTATCTCTTTCAATGTAGACCCTAATTTCAATGATGCCATTGACGGGCTTATGTATATCCGGATCAGTGATCTTCCGGAAAGCACGATTAAGCCAGTTTTGGAAGAGATGAGTGAATATTATAAAAATTTGGGAGAAAAAAAATGTACTGATAATCAGTAA
- a CDS encoding aspartate kinase, with product MKVFKFGGASVKDAEGVMNVARVLKNQGFEKCMLIVSAMGKTTNALEVVVENYFAKEDYKAETAKIKQNHIDIAKGLFKEDHKIYEEIEEFFYDIESFLRRNKSPNYSFVYDQVVSCGEMISSKILSEYLAQEKLANTWLDARDYIKTDASYREGNVDWKLTEENVKKLNANESFVTQGFIGSDDNNFTVTLGREGSDYSAAIFAYCLNAEQMTIWKDVPGVMTGDPRKFKDVELLDNISYEEAIEMAYYGASVIHPKTLQPLKQKSIPFFVKSFVEDDKPGTKVSGDENYPRKESYILKENQTLMTIATRDFSFIAEDHMSYIFAELAKFKIKVSLIQNTAISLALCLEDKFKNSEKLNVTLNEKFDTSLVTDVALFTIRNANMNDAEKFYKDKNVLMEQLAANTLQMVTK from the coding sequence ATGAAAGTTTTCAAATTTGGAGGTGCTTCGGTTAAGGATGCCGAGGGTGTAATGAATGTTGCCAGAGTTTTGAAAAACCAAGGTTTTGAGAAATGTATGCTTATCGTTTCGGCAATGGGGAAAACAACAAATGCATTGGAAGTTGTTGTGGAAAACTATTTTGCCAAGGAAGATTATAAAGCGGAAACTGCGAAGATAAAACAGAACCATATTGACATAGCGAAGGGACTTTTTAAAGAAGATCATAAGATTTATGAAGAAATTGAAGAGTTTTTCTATGATATAGAATCTTTCCTCAGAAGAAATAAATCGCCTAACTATAGTTTTGTTTATGATCAGGTAGTAAGCTGTGGTGAGATGATTTCTTCTAAAATATTATCAGAGTATCTGGCACAGGAAAAACTAGCCAATACATGGTTAGATGCAAGAGATTATATCAAAACTGATGCAAGTTACAGAGAAGGTAATGTAGACTGGAAGCTTACAGAAGAAAATGTTAAAAAACTAAATGCTAATGAATCTTTTGTTACGCAAGGATTTATTGGTTCCGATGATAATAATTTTACAGTGACATTGGGTCGTGAAGGTTCCGATTATTCAGCGGCTATATTTGCTTATTGTCTGAATGCTGAACAAATGACGATCTGGAAAGATGTACCTGGTGTAATGACAGGAGATCCGCGTAAATTTAAAGATGTGGAGCTGCTGGATAATATTTCATATGAAGAAGCTATAGAAATGGCTTATTACGGGGCTTCGGTTATTCACCCGAAAACCCTGCAGCCTCTAAAACAAAAATCTATTCCTTTCTTTGTAAAATCATTTGTAGAAGATGATAAACCCGGAACAAAGGTTTCCGGAGATGAAAACTACCCGAGAAAGGAAAGTTACATTCTGAAAGAAAACCAGACTCTAATGACTATTGCGACACGTGATTTCTCTTTTATAGCGGAGGATCACATGAGCTATATTTTTGCAGAGCTGGCCAAATTCAAAATTAAAGTATCTTTAATTCAGAATACTGCAATCTCACTGGCTTTATGTCTGGAAGATAAATTTAAAAATAGTGAGAAACTGAATGTAACATTAAACGAAAAATTCGACACATCATTAGTAACAGATGTTGCTCTCTTTACAATAAGAAATGCGAACATGAATGATGCTGAGAAATTTTACAAAGACAAAAATGTATTAATGGAGCAGCTTGCTGCCAATACATTGCAAATGGTAACGAAATAA
- the fbp gene encoding class 1 fructose-bisphosphatase, protein MSEQSFRTLGEFIIEKQEDFRYSTGELSRLLSAIRLASKMVNREVNKAGIANIIGHAGNTNVQGEDQQKLDVLANDIFINSLSQREVVCGIASEENDDFIEIKASENAHMSKYVVLIDPLDGSSNIDVNVSVGTIFSIYRRVTEPGTPVQPKDFLQKGVNQIAAGYVIYGSSTMIVYTTGNGVNGFTLDPSLGTYYLSHPNIKFPTKGKIYSINEGNYVKFPQGVKDYLKYCQKEEDDRPYTSRYIGSLVADFHRNMLKGGIYIYPSTSQSPQGKLRLLYECNPMAFLAEQAGGKASDGFKRIMEIEPTELHQRVPFFCGSAAMVTKAEEFMKNAIEANI, encoded by the coding sequence ATGTCTGAACAATCATTTCGTACACTTGGAGAGTTTATTATTGAAAAACAGGAGGATTTCAGATACTCAACAGGTGAATTGTCCCGTTTGTTAAGTGCCATAAGACTGGCCTCTAAAATGGTAAACCGTGAAGTAAATAAGGCCGGAATTGCCAATATTATAGGACATGCCGGGAATACAAATGTACAAGGCGAAGATCAGCAAAAGCTGGATGTACTGGCGAATGATATTTTTATCAACTCTTTATCACAGCGTGAGGTCGTTTGTGGTATCGCATCCGAAGAAAACGACGACTTCATAGAGATCAAAGCCAGCGAAAATGCACATATGAGCAAATATGTGGTACTTATCGATCCTTTAGACGGTTCTTCTAATATAGACGTGAATGTTTCTGTGGGAACTATTTTCTCTATATACAGAAGAGTAACAGAACCGGGTACCCCTGTTCAGCCAAAAGATTTCTTGCAGAAAGGAGTTAATCAGATTGCAGCAGGTTACGTTATCTACGGATCTTCTACTATGATTGTTTATACAACCGGAAACGGAGTTAATGGATTTACACTGGATCCGTCATTAGGAACCTATTACCTGTCTCATCCTAATATTAAATTTCCGACAAAAGGAAAAATCTATTCCATCAATGAAGGAAACTATGTCAAATTTCCTCAGGGTGTGAAAGATTATCTTAAATATTGTCAGAAGGAAGAAGACGACCGTCCTTATACATCCCGTTATATAGGTTCACTTGTTGCCGATTTCCACAGAAACATGCTGAAAGGCGGTATTTATATCTACCCATCAACATCACAGTCTCCACAAGGAAAACTACGCTTGCTTTACGAATGTAATCCAATGGCATTTTTAGCAGAACAAGCCGGAGGAAAAGCTTCTGATGGATTCAAAAGAATTATGGAAATAGAACCTACTGAACTTCATCAGCGTGTACCGTTCTTCTGCGGTAGTGCAGCAATGGTAACAAAGGCTGAAGAGTTTATGAAAAATGCTATTGAGGCAAATATCTAG
- a CDS encoding o-succinylbenzoate synthase, with protein MQAEYQRHNLIFKRPGGTSRGVLTEKETYFLHIYDGEKKGTGECGIFRGLSYDDVPDYEEKLKWLCDNINAEYNFLQQQLLHYPSIWFGYEQAILNLKHGGHIYFPGEFTEGKESITINGLIWMGNVDFMKEQIALKLHDKFHCIKLKIGVHWDEEKKVLEELRKTFPKNQLELRVDANGAFAPEKAKIVLEELAALDIHSIEQPIKAGNPEEMALLCAGAPTPIALDEELIGITELEEKQKLLEIIKPQYIILKPSLVGGISGSDEWIALAEEQNIGWWITSALESNIGLNAIAQYTYTKKNPMPQGLGTGALFTNNTPSSLKLEGDQLWFAN; from the coding sequence ATGCAGGCAGAATATCAGCGTCATAATCTTATTTTCAAACGTCCGGGCGGAACTTCCAGAGGCGTATTAACCGAAAAAGAAACTTATTTTCTACATATTTATGATGGAGAAAAGAAAGGAACAGGGGAATGCGGAATTTTCCGCGGTCTGAGCTATGATGATGTTCCGGATTATGAAGAAAAACTAAAATGGCTTTGTGATAATATAAATGCCGAATACAATTTCTTGCAGCAACAATTATTGCACTACCCTTCCATATGGTTCGGTTATGAACAGGCGATACTGAATCTGAAACATGGCGGTCATATTTATTTTCCGGGAGAATTTACGGAAGGCAAAGAAAGCATTACCATCAATGGATTGATATGGATGGGGAATGTAGATTTTATGAAAGAGCAGATTGCTTTAAAACTCCATGACAAATTTCATTGTATAAAACTAAAGATTGGTGTTCACTGGGATGAAGAAAAAAAAGTACTGGAAGAACTTCGTAAAACATTCCCTAAAAATCAGCTGGAACTTCGTGTCGATGCCAATGGTGCTTTTGCACCAGAAAAAGCTAAAATTGTTTTGGAAGAATTAGCTGCCTTGGACATACATTCTATTGAGCAGCCTATAAAAGCCGGAAATCCTGAAGAGATGGCTTTACTATGCGCCGGCGCTCCTACACCAATAGCTTTAGATGAAGAACTTATCGGAATTACGGAATTGGAAGAAAAGCAAAAACTTCTGGAAATTATAAAGCCACAGTATATTATCCTGAAACCTTCATTGGTTGGCGGAATATCTGGTTCCGATGAGTGGATAGCTTTAGCAGAAGAACAAAATATTGGCTGGTGGATTACCTCAGCTCTGGAGAGCAACATCGGGCTCAATGCTATTGCACAGTATACCTACACAAAAAAAAATCCGATGCCACAAGGTTTGGGCACCGGAGCTTTATTTACGAATAATACACCATCCAGTCTGAAGCTAGAGGGCGACCAGCTGTGGTTTGCAAACTGA
- a CDS encoding outer membrane beta-barrel family protein codes for MKNKSGIWAVMILSTLCSIVHAQNTSGKNSEKEIQTVNLNGKKKLVERKIDRMVFNVENSIASQGMDGVEALRNTPLVKVDETSGISIVGKSNVSVMINDRIVQMSGSELLNYLKSVRSENIAKIEVITTPPAKYDAQGNSGIINIVLKKNSNLGWSGNLTTAYIRKSRDGFVNNIGLNYQSGKISSSLKLRHYDTKKNSTEQNEIIANKGLKSLDRRVDMPNGLGLNYSLDYKISEKSNAGVVYDFGSGHMNMDINNSSEYFTGNKQDSLLTTYAEHRQRIPTHTLNVYYDLKLDTLGKKMSVGGNYFSNIPVNNIGFRTINHNINNTEDYRSYSKINYSIWSGQLDFTLPYKFANIETGAKMAYFQNTSDLEYFRIANGNSVLMPDGKNLFEYKEQNYAGYFSIDKKIDEQWSVKGGIRYEYSVIDGFNPVSGERNKYNYGRFFPTAYVAYKADDENTFTANYSRRINRPFFRAINPYRWYINPYSFAKGNPYLRPSYNDNIELGYSYKNKFTATLYYQQIKDSYSQLVTFNDGIKIIDYANMFDQTNYGINLGYNDILFKFWELSASSNLYYSKSNGIIPEVVGQKAFNMYYNINNTFTLNTRKTIAMFANFTQQLPGSSGNFRSDGYSFLSLGAKLFLMDKNLQINASVDDVFKKAISKGESIFTDSVMKYRNYYDYRGLNLSVSYTFGNNKVKGASRNVKFDEKSRAN; via the coding sequence ATGAAAAATAAATCAGGCATTTGGGCAGTTATGATTCTTAGCACATTATGTTCAATCGTACACGCACAGAATACATCGGGCAAAAATTCCGAGAAAGAAATACAAACCGTAAACCTTAATGGGAAAAAGAAGCTTGTAGAAAGGAAAATAGACCGTATGGTATTCAATGTGGAAAACTCAATTGCATCACAAGGAATGGACGGAGTAGAAGCTCTAAGAAATACGCCGCTTGTAAAAGTAGACGAAACCAGCGGTATATCTATTGTTGGAAAAAGTAACGTATCGGTAATGATTAATGACAGAATTGTACAAATGTCCGGTTCTGAACTATTGAATTATTTGAAATCTGTAAGATCCGAGAATATTGCCAAAATAGAAGTGATAACAACACCTCCGGCTAAATATGATGCCCAGGGAAATAGTGGTATCATTAATATAGTTCTGAAGAAAAATTCCAATCTGGGCTGGAGTGGAAATCTGACTACGGCATATATAAGAAAGTCGCGGGATGGTTTTGTCAATAACATCGGTTTGAATTATCAGTCCGGTAAGATCAGTAGTTCACTAAAGCTAAGACATTATGATACCAAAAAAAATTCTACAGAGCAAAATGAGATAATTGCAAATAAAGGATTGAAAAGCCTTGACAGAAGAGTAGACATGCCTAATGGTCTTGGATTGAATTATAGTCTGGATTATAAAATATCAGAAAAATCGAATGCCGGGGTGGTATACGATTTTGGTTCCGGACATATGAATATGGACATTAACAATAGTTCAGAGTATTTTACCGGAAATAAGCAGGATTCACTTCTGACGACTTATGCTGAACACCGCCAGAGAATTCCTACCCATACCCTGAATGTTTATTATGATCTGAAACTGGATACTCTTGGAAAAAAAATGTCGGTAGGGGGAAATTACTTTTCCAATATTCCGGTGAATAATATTGGTTTCAGGACTATTAATCATAATATCAACAATACAGAAGACTACAGAAGCTATAGTAAAATCAATTATAGTATATGGTCCGGACAGCTTGACTTTACTTTACCTTATAAATTTGCCAATATAGAAACAGGGGCTAAAATGGCTTATTTTCAGAATACTTCAGATTTGGAATATTTCAGAATAGCCAATGGTAATTCTGTTTTAATGCCTGATGGAAAGAATCTTTTTGAATACAAAGAGCAAAATTATGCCGGTTATTTTAGTATTGATAAGAAAATAGATGAACAATGGTCTGTAAAAGGAGGGATACGTTATGAGTATTCCGTAATCGATGGTTTTAATCCTGTTTCGGGGGAAAGGAACAAGTATAATTACGGCAGATTTTTTCCTACGGCATATGTGGCTTATAAAGCTGATGATGAAAATACTTTTACAGCTAATTATTCCAGAAGGATCAACAGGCCTTTCTTCCGGGCTATCAATCCTTACAGATGGTATATTAATCCATATTCTTTTGCGAAGGGAAATCCTTACCTGAGGCCTTCTTATAATGATAATATAGAATTGGGATATTCTTATAAAAATAAATTTACGGCTACATTATATTATCAACAGATTAAAGACTCTTATTCACAGTTAGTAACTTTTAATGATGGAATTAAGATTATTGATTATGCTAATATGTTTGATCAGACAAACTATGGAATCAATCTGGGGTATAATGATATTTTATTTAAATTCTGGGAGCTAAGTGCAAGTTCTAATCTATACTATTCCAAAAGTAACGGAATTATTCCGGAAGTAGTAGGACAAAAAGCATTCAACATGTATTACAATATCAATAATACCTTTACTCTGAACACGCGAAAGACTATAGCCATGTTTGCTAATTTTACCCAACAACTTCCGGGAAGTTCAGGAAACTTCAGATCGGATGGTTATTCTTTTCTGAGCTTAGGAGCTAAGCTATTTTTAATGGATAAAAACTTACAGATTAATGCGTCGGTAGATGATGTTTTCAAAAAAGCGATCAGTAAAGGCGAATCTATTTTTACAGATTCGGTTATGAAGTATAGAAATTATTATGATTACCGGGGACTTAATCTTAGTGTAAGCTATACGTTTGGAAATAATAAAGTAAAAGGAGCCAGCCGTAATGTGAAATTTGATGAAAAGAGCAGAGCTAATTAA
- a CDS encoding glutamine--tRNA ligase/YqeY domain fusion protein, whose product MEEEKKSLNFIEQIIEEDLANGLEKDKIRFRFPPEPNGYLHIGHTKAICINFGLGEKYNAPVNLRFDDTNPEKEEQEFVDSIKKDVEWLGFKWDKELYASDYFQQLYDWAVQMIKEGKAYVDEQPSEVITEQRKNPAEPGVESPYRNRPVEESLDLFEKMKNGEFESGSMSLRAKIDMISPNMNMRDPVMYRILNKPHHRTGTTWKIYPMYDWAHGESDYLEQVSHSLCSLEFENHRPLYNWYLEQVRDENKVAPKQREFARMNVTYMITSKRKLQKLIAENVVTGWDDPRMPTVSGLRRKGYTAEAIRNFIERIGVAKRENLIDIQLLEFFVREDLNKKAKRVMAVVDPVKLIIENYPEGQEEWVETENNPEDENAGTRQIPFSREIYIEREDFKEEANNKFFRLKLGGEVRLKSAYIIKAERVEKDENGEITTIYATYDDKSKSGSGTEESLRKVKGTLHWVSAPHAIPVEARLYERLFTVEQPDAEKDADFLQYVNPESLNTAHGFAEPSLKDVEIGEPLQFQRIGYFTKDRDSSDEKLVFNRTVTLKDSYKP is encoded by the coding sequence ATGGAAGAAGAAAAAAAATCTCTCAATTTTATTGAGCAAATTATAGAGGAAGATCTGGCAAACGGTCTTGAAAAAGATAAGATCCGTTTCCGTTTCCCACCAGAACCGAATGGTTATTTACACATTGGCCACACAAAGGCTATTTGTATCAACTTTGGTTTGGGTGAAAAATATAATGCTCCGGTTAACCTGCGTTTTGATGACACAAATCCTGAAAAGGAAGAGCAGGAATTTGTAGATTCTATTAAGAAGGATGTAGAGTGGCTTGGCTTTAAATGGGACAAGGAACTTTATGCATCCGACTATTTCCAACAGCTATATGACTGGGCCGTACAAATGATTAAAGAAGGAAAAGCTTATGTAGACGAGCAGCCTTCTGAGGTAATCACTGAACAACGTAAAAATCCTGCTGAACCAGGAGTAGAATCACCATATAGAAACAGACCTGTGGAAGAATCTCTGGATTTATTTGAAAAAATGAAAAACGGAGAATTTGAAAGCGGATCAATGTCACTTCGTGCTAAAATCGATATGATTTCGCCAAATATGAACATGCGTGACCCTGTTATGTATCGTATTCTGAATAAACCACACCACAGAACAGGAACTACATGGAAAATTTATCCGATGTATGACTGGGCACATGGTGAATCCGATTATCTGGAGCAGGTATCGCACTCGCTTTGCTCTTTAGAATTCGAAAATCACAGACCATTATACAACTGGTATCTTGAACAGGTAAGAGATGAAAATAAAGTAGCACCAAAGCAAAGAGAATTTGCCAGAATGAATGTTACTTATATGATTACCTCTAAAAGAAAGCTACAGAAGCTTATTGCTGAAAATGTAGTCACTGGATGGGACGATCCAAGAATGCCAACTGTTTCCGGATTGAGAAGAAAAGGTTATACTGCAGAAGCTATACGTAACTTTATCGAACGTATTGGTGTTGCAAAACGCGAAAACCTTATTGATATTCAGTTACTGGAATTCTTCGTACGTGAAGATCTTAACAAAAAGGCTAAAAGAGTAATGGCTGTTGTAGATCCCGTAAAACTGATCATTGAAAACTATCCGGAAGGACAGGAAGAATGGGTGGAGACTGAAAATAATCCGGAAGATGAAAATGCCGGAACCAGACAAATTCCGTTCTCCAGAGAAATATACATTGAAAGAGAAGACTTTAAAGAAGAAGCTAATAATAAATTCTTCCGTCTGAAACTAGGTGGAGAGGTTCGTCTAAAGTCTGCTTACATTATTAAAGCGGAGCGTGTAGAGAAAGATGAAAATGGTGAAATCACTACAATCTATGCGACTTACGATGATAAGAGTAAATCAGGCAGTGGTACAGAAGAAAGCCTGAGAAAAGTAAAAGGTACGTTACACTGGGTATCTGCACCTCATGCTATTCCTGTAGAAGCTCGTTTATACGAACGCTTGTTTACTGTAGAGCAGCCGGATGCAGAAAAGGATGCAGATTTCTTACAATACGTTAACCCTGAGTCATTAAATACAGCTCATGGTTTTGCTGAGCCAAGCCTTAAAGATGTAGAAATCGGAGAACCTTTACAGTTCCAGAGAATTGGTTATTTCACTAAAGATCGTGACTCTTCAGATGAAAAACTTGTTTTCAACAGAACAGTAACTTTAAAAGATTCTTACAAACCATAA
- a CDS encoding Crp/Fnr family transcriptional regulator yields the protein MNEKLQVLATKLNLSPERLQELMQDSSIVKYKKGSFLMQNGELSHQLGFIIKGALRTFTINQEGEDISFLLQVDSDFFGDYECFLSGTKSNWQLQTTTRTEVVLIEKQHLNFLMQRDPFWIGFYKQVADICFLEAKRRIEELLFYTYEQRYLNLLTNRPKVIEKIPQKYIASYLGVTTQSLSRIKSRILLT from the coding sequence ATGAACGAAAAATTGCAGGTATTGGCAACAAAACTCAATTTATCCCCTGAGCGTCTGCAGGAATTAATGCAGGATTCTTCAATTGTTAAATACAAAAAAGGAAGTTTCTTAATGCAGAATGGTGAACTCTCTCATCAGCTGGGATTTATTATTAAAGGAGCTCTTAGGACCTTTACCATCAATCAGGAGGGTGAAGATATTAGCTTCCTGTTACAAGTTGACAGTGATTTTTTTGGTGATTATGAATGTTTTCTTAGCGGCACGAAATCAAACTGGCAATTACAGACAACAACGAGAACAGAAGTTGTTCTGATAGAAAAACAGCATTTAAATTTTCTTATGCAAAGAGATCCTTTTTGGATTGGTTTCTATAAGCAAGTTGCAGATATATGCTTTCTGGAAGCTAAGCGCAGGATTGAAGAGCTTTTATTCTACACTTACGAACAACGCTACCTGAACTTACTTACCAACAGACCTAAGGTTATTGAAAAAATACCACAAAAATATATAGCCAGTTATCTTGGTGTGACAACACAATCTTTGTCCCGGATAAAA